The uncultured Ilyobacter sp. nucleotide sequence GCAAATGAAATTTTCAGAGACTTAGAGGCAGCAGGGGTTTCAATGAACGACGTATTTAATGTTCTACTTAAAAAAGGCTTAACAGCTTTTGAAGATGCCTATAGGGAGCTTTTAGATAGTATTAAGTCAAAGGCTGAATAATTATATTGATATAAAAAGACCTGGAATTTTTCCAGGTCTTTTTTTTAAGATAAATTACTGAATTTATCAAAAGATCATAGTCAAAAGATTTTGTCACGAATGAAAACCGATAAAATACATAAAAATTAACACTAATAAAGATAAAACCTTTTGACCACAGAGTATCATAAAAGTATATGTTGCACAGAGAAAAAAAGAGAGAGTTTCGCAGAGTGAAAATAAAAAAAGTAAGGCCGCAGCCTTACTTTTAGAATTATTTTTGTATCTCAGTGTTTCCGAAATACCAAGTTCCTAAGATGTCTCTTTCCCATCCAGCTACATGTTCTTTTACCATTATAGTTCCAGTATAGTAGTAGATAGGCATAGTTACCATCTCGTCCATAAGGATTTTTTCTGCCTTATAAAGAAGTTCGTCTCTTTCAGTTCCTTGACTTACTTTAGACTTTTCGATAAGTGCATCATACTCTTTATTAGAAGCAAATTTCTTTTCATCAGTTGTCCATTTCCACTGAGCATCGTTGTTTCCAGAATAAGATGTCCATAGATCAAGGAATGTCATAGGGTCAGCATAATCTCCTATCCATCCTGCTCTTGCAATCTCAAAGTTACCAACGTGTCTAGTGTCTTGGAATACAGCCCACTCTTGGTTCATAAGCTCTACGTCTATTCCAAGGTTTTTCTTCCACATTTCTTGTACAGCTTCAGCTATTGCCTTGTGTCCCTCGGAAGTATTGTAAACTACAGTAAGTTTAGGGAATCCTTCTCCGTTAGGGTATCCGGCTTTAGCAAGATATTCTTTAGCTTTTTCGATATCAGCATTTACACTGATATCAAAGTCTCCAGCAGTAGCTCTGAAGTCTCTTCCTTCTGAATCAAAAAGACCAGTAGGAACAAATCCTGTAGCAGGAAGCTGTCCGCCTTTTGCTACTTGCTCTGTGATTGCCTTTCTGTCGATAGCATATGTAAGGGCTTTTCTTACATTTACGTCATCAGTTGGTTCTTTATCCACGTTGAAGATATAGTAGTAAGTTCCTAAGTAAGGAGCGATTGAGAAAGTAGGATCTTCAAGCTGAAGTCTAGGAATATCCTGTTGAGGAACAACGTTAAGGACATCTATTTCTCCGTTTTCATAAGCTGTAAGGGCAGTAGTTTGATCAACTATCTCTTCGAAAACTATTTTATCTAATTTAACACTTTCTTTGTTCCAGTAGTTTTCGTTAGGAACAAGAACTATCTTACTAGAAGGTGCATATTCACCTATAATGAAAGGTCCATTTGACACGGCAATAGATGTATCCTTTGCCCATCCTTCAGGTTTCTTGGCAACTACGTCTTCTCTTACAGGCATGTAAGTGTAGAATGTAGTAAGAGCAAGGAAATACGGAGTAGGACCAACAAGAGTAACTTCTAAAGTTTTATCGTCGATTGCTTTTACTGCTACATCATCTGCAGAGGCATTTCCTTCAAAGTATTCTTGAGCACCTTCAATATAGTAAAGTTGGAAAGAATATTCTGAGGCTACTGCAGGGTCAAGGGCTCTCTTCCATGCATACTCAAAGTCTCCTGCCTTTACAGGCTGACCGTCAGACCATTTGGCATTTTCTCTGATATGGAATGTATATACTTTCCCATCTTCAGATACCTCGTATGATTCTGCAGTTGCAGGAACGGGCATTCCTTCGTCATTCATTCTCATAAGACCTTCGAAAGTATTGTTGATAACGATACCTCCGTCAGTTGCTGAGTTTAGCTGTGGATCTACAGTTTTTGGTTCACTGCTCAGGTTAAATACAAGCACCTGCTCTGCTTCTTTTTCTGATGAAGCTTCTTTTTTCCCACCGCATGCTACCATGAGAAGTGATAAGATTAAAATTCCTAACATCATAAATCTTTTCTTCAATGTGTTTCCTCCCTTTATATAAATTTGTTTAACAGCAAACTATTTATTGTTGTAGAAGTCTTTTGCAAAATGACAGGCCGCCATATGTCCAGGAGCAACCTCTTGTAAGATAGGCTCTTGTTGTGAGCAAATTTCTTTGGCATATTTACACCTTGTTCTAAATCTACATCCGCTAGGTGGATTAAGAGGACTAGGGACATCTCCCTCGAGAATCTCTCTTTCCATCTGGGCATTAAGCTCAGGGTCCGGTATAGGTATAGATGAAAGAAGTGCTCTGGTATAGGGGTGAGCAGGTTTTTCATACAGCTCATCACTTTCTGCTACTTCAACCATTTTACCAAGATACATTACCCCTATTCTGTCAGATATATGTTTTACCATAGAAAGATCGTGGGCTATGAAAAGGTAGGTAAGTCCCAACTCCTTCTGCAGATCTTCAAGCATATTAACAACCTGTGCCTGAATGGATACATCTAAAGCAGAGATAGGTTCGTCACAGATAATAAACTCTGGATCTACTGCAAGAGCTCTGGCTATACCTATTCTCTGTCTTTGACCACCACTGAATTCATGAGGATATCTGCTTGCATGGTCTTTGCTTAGACCGACTTTTTCTAGTAGTTCATATATTCTGTTTTGTCTATCTTCTCCTTTGGCAATACCATGAATATCTAAAGGTTCACCTACAATATCCGCTACAGTCATTCTTGTATTAAGTGAAGCATATGGATCTTGGAATATCATCTGAATCTTTTTTCTAAAGGGAATCAAGTCTCTTTCTTTTAAGCTACTGATATCCTGTCCGTCAAAAATTATATTTCCAGCGGTGACATCATAGAGCCTTATAAGAGTCCGTCCTGTAGTTGATTTACCACATCCGGATTCTCCTACCAATCCAAAGGTTTCACCTTTTTTTATATAAAAGCTAACATCGTCTACTGCTTTTACATATTGGGTTTTTTTTCCAAAAAAACCTTTTTTAGATTCAAAATATTTCTTTAAGTTTTTTACCTCTAAAAGTATATCTTCCTTTTTTATATCAGACACTTATTTAGCCCCCCTTCTGACACCGGTATCTACTTCTACATGAGGCGCATTTTCATCAAGAAGCCAGCACATAGCCCTGTGATTGGGACTAGAAGAATAATAATCTGGTTTTTCTTCTAAGCAGATATTCATGGCATAGTCACACCTAGCTGCGAAAGGGCAGCCCACTGGTGGTTTTAAAAGGTCAGGAGGTGTCCCGTCTATTGGGATGAGTCTCTCTTCCTCTACTAGTTTTGGGATGGATTTTAGGAGCCCCATTGTATAGGGGTGCTTTGGTCTGTAAAAAATCTCTTCAGTAGTACCTTCCTCCATTATCAATCCTCCGTACATAACAATTACTCTAGAACATACGTCAGCAACTACACCAAGATCGTGAGTGATTAGTATTATAGATGTATTTATTTTTTCTTTTAGATCTTTCATAAGTTTTAATATCTGAGCTTGTATAGTAACATCAAGAGCGGTAGTAGGTTCATCTGCTATGAGAAGATCCGGTTTACAAGATAAGGCTATAGCAATCATCGCTCTTTGTCTCATACCGCCACTGAATTCATGTGGATAGTTATCTATTCTTGTCTCAGGAGACGGGATTCCAACCAGAGTAAGCATTTCGATAGCTTTTTTTCTGGCCTCATCCTTTGAAACTTTTTGATGGATTTTTATGGCTTCCATAATCTGGTCACCGACAGTATAAACTGGGTTCAATGATGTCATAGGATCCTGAAATATCATGGCAATCTCATTACCTCTTATATTCATCATCTCTTTACTGTTTTTCTTCAAGAGATCCTCGTCCTTAAATAAAATCTCTCCTTCTTTTACCTTTCCAGGGTGCTGAAGTAGTCCCATTACTGACATGGAAGTAACACTTTTACCACTACCAGACTCTCCAACTATACCTAGAGCTTCACCTCTTTCAAGATGATAACTCACCCCTCTTACTGCCTGAACTTCTCCGAGGTGAGTATAAAAAGAGGTTTTTACATTTTTCAATTCTAATAATTTATCCGACAAATTAAAACACCCCTTTATTATTTACGTAATCTAGGATCCAGTGCATCACGCAGTCCGTCTCCTAAAAAGTTGAATGCAAGCATAGTTATACTAATCGCCAAGGAAGGAAAAATCAGTTGATAAGGATATGATCTTAATCCACCTAAGGCGTCACTTGCAAGAGTTCCCCAAGATGCCTGTGGAGCTGATACTCCAAGACCGATAAAACTAAGGAATGATTCCGTGAAAATTGCACTAGGTATCATCATAGTCAATGAAACGATAATAGGTCCCATAGCATTTGGAATAATATGCCTTACCAATATTCTCGCATTACTAGCCCCTAAAGTCCTAGCTGCAAGTACATATTCGTGTCCTTTGATAGAAAGTGCTTGTCCTCTTACTATTCTTGCCATATTTACCCAATAAGTGATACCCATGGCCAAAATAATAGTTTTGAGACCCGGCGCTATTATTACCATCAGAAGAATTACATAAAGAAGAAGCGGTATGGTACTTATCAAGTCTATAAATCTCATCATGAATGAATCTATTCTTCCCCCGACATATCCTGAAATACCACCGTAAAGTATACCTACAAAAAAGTTTACAAGTGTAGCCATAACAGCGACAGTTAGAGAGATTCTAGCTCCATAGAGAACCCTTATGAAAAGATCTCTTCCAAAGGCGTCACTTCCCAAATAATAGGTTCTATTAAAGACTTTTTTAAGAGGAGCTACTTCTGAATCATTTACAAATATTTGATATTTTTTAATTTTTGGATTTTTTTTCGCTTTTCTGGCATTTTTAAAATCCAAAACAACTTTATTGCCATCTATTTCATACTCTTTTTTCAAATTTGAAATATCATCTTTTGTAGGAAGAATCATATCAAATAGTTCTCCCTTTTCAGAAACAGAGATCAGCTTATATTCTGAATGAACGTAAACAAAATTACTGTCATCTACTTTATAAATTTCAAATCTAGGAGGTATGTTTCCAAGATTTAGATTCTGATCTTCATAACTAAATTTTGAAATTATTGGTCCAAAAATAGCTAAAATAAATAATAAAACTATTGTAACTAGACCAATCATAGAAAGTTTATTTTGTTTTAGTCTTCTCCAGGCATCTTGCCAGTAAGTAAGGCTCGGTCTGACTACTTTTTCTTTTTCAAGGACCTCTTTAGGGACCCTTTCCCATCTTTTATCCATTAAGTGACTCCCTCCTAATCATGCAGCTTTATTCTCGGATCTATAATACCGTAAATTACATCCACTATAAAGACCATAATAATATAGAAAGCGGCATAGAATACAGTTACACCAATTATTACGGTATAATCTCTGTTACCAACGCTTTCTACGAAATATTTTCCCATACCCGGTATGGCAAAAATTTTCTCGATTACAAATGATCCAGTAAGGATACTAGCTATCATAGGACCAACATAAGTGATAACAGGGATAAGAGCATTCTTAAGTGCGTGTTTTCCGATTACAACAAATTCAGATAGTCCCTTGGCCCTTGCAGTCCTTATATAATCCTGCTGCAGGACCTCAAGCATGCTAGAACGTGTCAATCTCGCTACGAAAGCTAGAGAAAAACCACTTAGAGCTATGACAGGCCCAATAAAATGTTTCCAGGTCTTAAGTCCAAAGGATGGAAGAACTTGAAGCTTGGCACTGAAAACATAGATTATCAGTGTGGCCATAACAAAACTAGGAATAGTTACACCGATTGTTGCTAATACAGTCACTACATAGTCTTCCCACTTATTTTGTTTTAGTGCTGATATAATTCCTAGTGGGATTCCAATAAGTAGAACCACCAATACTGCCATCATCCCTATTTTTGCAGAGGCTGGAAGTCCCTTGACAATCATATCTGTTACATCAACACCTACCTTTTGGAATGAGGGTCCAAAGTCAAAAGTAAAAACCCCTTTAACATAATCAAAATATTGTACATGTAAAGGCTGGTCCAATTTGAATTTTGCTTCAAGTGCCTCTATAACTGCAGGCGGCAGAGGCTTTTCTCTTGTAAAAGGTCCTCCGGGTATAGCATGCATCAAAAAGAAAGTAGCGGTAACTACAAGATACAGTGTAACAAACATTTGTATCATACGCTTTACTATAAATCTACCCAATTCATTTCTCTCCCTTCTAAAAAAATATATTTTATAATAAATTTAGTCGTAAATATACAGATGAGGATTTAATCAAATCTTCATTATATGAATATTTCCGTCTAAAATATTATTGATAAAATAATAACTAGTTGACATTACATTTTAATAATTTTTTTCAATAAAATATAATTTATGTTTTATATGTTCACTATCTAAAGGATATTTTGCATAAAAATTCACTACAAAGAGTGTACTATAAATTCACACTATAGATGGTATCCGAATTATAATAATTTCATTTTGAAATTTGTTATGTAAAAGATGTTCCATCTCAATAAAAGTTAATGACAAAGACTTTAGCTTGTCTTATTTCATATAGATTTTTTCATTTGTATATGTTAAAATAAATGCTATTTAAATATTTCAAGTGTTGTGTAATGTAAAAAAATGATTAGGGTGGTGAATATGAAAAAATTAAACTGGAAATTTTACACTGGAATATCCTTGATATCTATGTCAATAATATTTTATCTTATTGCATATTTTTTATTTAAAAATCCCCATCATATTGTTGAATTCCTTATAGAAGATATTGCTTTTATGTTTATTGAGGTTTTGCTGGTTACGCTGGTTATACATAAAGTTCTTGAAAACAGGGAAAAGCAAGAACGTATGGAAAAATTAAATATGGTAATTGGAACCTTTTACAGTGAGGTAGGAACTGAACTTTTAAGTATTATAGCACATATGGATGATGGTATAAAGGGTTCTCAGTCTAGATTTAGTGTAACAGACCGTTCTTCCGAAAAGGAATTTCAAGATATGTGTGACTTTTTAAAGGGACACAAAAGTGAATTTTCTTTAGAAGAAATTGAGTGGTCTAAGTTAAAGTCTCTCTTAGAAAATAAAAAATCTTTTCTATTGAGACTCCTTGAGAATCCCAACTTATTGGAACACGAAAGTTTTACTGAACTCCTGTGGGCTGTATTTCATCTTGCAGAAGAGTTGAGGTATAGGGGGGCTCTTCATGAACTTCCTGAAGAAGATTATCGTCATCTCACAGGAGATATGAATAGAGTTTACGGAGAATTAAAAAACCAATGGATAAGTTATATGGAACATTTGAGAAAAAGCTATCCCTACTTATTTTCTCTTGCCTATCGAACGAATCCATTTGATCACAATGCTTCAGTTATAATAAAAGAATAAAATTGTTCAATGTCAGTTTTACAGGCTGGCATTTTTTATGAAGAATATTTTAAGTCCTATAATTAAAAAGATATTAAAAAATATAAAAAAATCTTTTTGAATTTCTAAAAAAAAGCTATAATGTAATTGTAATATGTTTATTCTACAATTACCAGGAGGTACTTATGAGACAAAAAATGCTTAAGCTTATAGTTCTTTTAAGTTTGTTGATGTCCTCTACTTCTTATGCTCTTACCCCCAACAATTTTGATTTAAAAGACCTGTATGCTAGAATTAACCTAAAAGAAAAGGTTAGTTTTGAAATTTTTAAAAATGCTATAGCCGGATATCAAAAAATAAAAGAGAAAAAAAATTCCAGTATTTTGACTATTATTGATTACACAAAACCATCTACCGAACAGAGATTCTTTGTATTGGATATTGAAAATAAAAAGTTACTTTATGAAACATATGTAGCTCACGGTACAAAAACAGGTGACATTTTTGCTGAAAAATTTTCTAATACTGTTAATTCTCACAAAAGTTCTGTAGGATTTTTTCTGACAGATGAGACTTATGTGGGAAGTAAGGGTTATTCTTTGAGGCTAGAAGGGCTCGAAGAAGGGATAAATGACAATGCCAGAAGAAGAGCTATAGTAATCCATGCTGCTGACTATGCCAACCCTGATTTTATAAAAGCTAGTGGAAGACTGGGAAGAAGCTGGGGCTGCCCTGCACTTCCTGAAAAACTTTCACCAGAGATTATAGACACCATAAAAAATGGAAGTGTCTTATTTGTGAATGGCAATGACTCGAATTATGTAAAAAAAAGTAAGTTTATCTAAATTATTGTAGTCGGAAAATAAAACAAAGAATACCCATAAATAGTTAGGTTATTTGAACTTTA carries:
- a CDS encoding ABC transporter permease; the encoded protein is MDKRWERVPKEVLEKEKVVRPSLTYWQDAWRRLKQNKLSMIGLVTIVLLFILAIFGPIISKFSYEDQNLNLGNIPPRFEIYKVDDSNFVYVHSEYKLISVSEKGELFDMILPTKDDISNLKKEYEIDGNKVVLDFKNARKAKKNPKIKKYQIFVNDSEVAPLKKVFNRTYYLGSDAFGRDLFIRVLYGARISLTVAVMATLVNFFVGILYGGISGYVGGRIDSFMMRFIDLISTIPLLLYVILLMVIIAPGLKTIILAMGITYWVNMARIVRGQALSIKGHEYVLAARTLGASNARILVRHIIPNAMGPIIVSLTMMIPSAIFTESFLSFIGLGVSAPQASWGTLASDALGGLRSYPYQLIFPSLAISITMLAFNFLGDGLRDALDPRLRK
- a CDS encoding ABC transporter permease, with product MGRFIVKRMIQMFVTLYLVVTATFFLMHAIPGGPFTREKPLPPAVIEALEAKFKLDQPLHVQYFDYVKGVFTFDFGPSFQKVGVDVTDMIVKGLPASAKIGMMAVLVVLLIGIPLGIISALKQNKWEDYVVTVLATIGVTIPSFVMATLIIYVFSAKLQVLPSFGLKTWKHFIGPVIALSGFSLAFVARLTRSSMLEVLQQDYIRTARAKGLSEFVVIGKHALKNALIPVITYVGPMIASILTGSFVIEKIFAIPGMGKYFVESVGNRDYTVIIGVTVFYAAFYIIMVFIVDVIYGIIDPRIKLHD
- a CDS encoding dipeptide ABC transporter ATP-binding protein; its protein translation is MSDIKKEDILLEVKNLKKYFESKKGFFGKKTQYVKAVDDVSFYIKKGETFGLVGESGCGKSTTGRTLIRLYDVTAGNIIFDGQDISSLKERDLIPFRKKIQMIFQDPYASLNTRMTVADIVGEPLDIHGIAKGEDRQNRIYELLEKVGLSKDHASRYPHEFSGGQRQRIGIARALAVDPEFIICDEPISALDVSIQAQVVNMLEDLQKELGLTYLFIAHDLSMVKHISDRIGVMYLGKMVEVAESDELYEKPAHPYTRALLSSIPIPDPELNAQMEREILEGDVPSPLNPPSGCRFRTRCKYAKEICSQQEPILQEVAPGHMAACHFAKDFYNNK
- a CDS encoding ABC transporter ATP-binding protein, with the protein product MSDKLLELKNVKTSFYTHLGEVQAVRGVSYHLERGEALGIVGESGSGKSVTSMSVMGLLQHPGKVKEGEILFKDEDLLKKNSKEMMNIRGNEIAMIFQDPMTSLNPVYTVGDQIMEAIKIHQKVSKDEARKKAIEMLTLVGIPSPETRIDNYPHEFSGGMRQRAMIAIALSCKPDLLIADEPTTALDVTIQAQILKLMKDLKEKINTSIILITHDLGVVADVCSRVIVMYGGLIMEEGTTEEIFYRPKHPYTMGLLKSIPKLVEEERLIPIDGTPPDLLKPPVGCPFAARCDYAMNICLEEKPDYYSSSPNHRAMCWLLDENAPHVEVDTGVRRGAK
- a CDS encoding murein L,D-transpeptidase catalytic domain family protein, producing MRQKMLKLIVLLSLLMSSTSYALTPNNFDLKDLYARINLKEKVSFEIFKNAIAGYQKIKEKKNSSILTIIDYTKPSTEQRFFVLDIENKKLLYETYVAHGTKTGDIFAEKFSNTVNSHKSSVGFFLTDETYVGSKGYSLRLEGLEEGINDNARRRAIVIHAADYANPDFIKASGRLGRSWGCPALPEKLSPEIIDTIKNGSVLFVNGNDSNYVKKSKFI
- a CDS encoding peptide ABC transporter substrate-binding protein, yielding MKKRFMMLGILILSLLMVACGGKKEASSEKEAEQVLVFNLSSEPKTVDPQLNSATDGGIVINNTFEGLMRMNDEGMPVPATAESYEVSEDGKVYTFHIRENAKWSDGQPVKAGDFEYAWKRALDPAVASEYSFQLYYIEGAQEYFEGNASADDVAVKAIDDKTLEVTLVGPTPYFLALTTFYTYMPVREDVVAKKPEGWAKDTSIAVSNGPFIIGEYAPSSKIVLVPNENYWNKESVKLDKIVFEEIVDQTTALTAYENGEIDVLNVVPQQDIPRLQLEDPTFSIAPYLGTYYYIFNVDKEPTDDVNVRKALTYAIDRKAITEQVAKGGQLPATGFVPTGLFDSEGRDFRATAGDFDISVNADIEKAKEYLAKAGYPNGEGFPKLTVVYNTSEGHKAIAEAVQEMWKKNLGIDVELMNQEWAVFQDTRHVGNFEIARAGWIGDYADPMTFLDLWTSYSGNNDAQWKWTTDEKKFASNKEYDALIEKSKVSQGTERDELLYKAEKILMDEMVTMPIYYYTGTIMVKEHVAGWERDILGTWYFGNTEIQK